Proteins found in one Phocoena sinus isolate mPhoSin1 chromosome 19, mPhoSin1.pri, whole genome shotgun sequence genomic segment:
- the GPR32 gene encoding LOW QUALITY PROTEIN: probable G-protein coupled receptor 32 (The sequence of the model RefSeq protein was modified relative to this genomic sequence to represent the inferred CDS: inserted 3 bases in 2 codons; deleted 2 bases in 1 codon; substituted 3 bases at 3 genomic stop codons) has translation MECLHQLTTVIMSVSFVVGVVANGLALWMTVLRMPRTFTTIWFFNLALADFTVLLSLLITIXSVAIGQWLLNDVACKLYMVFLALSFFTSICLLVLISLDRCISFRYPVWSXNHCTVRQASWLXLTAVTCSPYLIFQTAEEQKGCVYCCFNIDIENKGKENPAPRIGSEXVLKRKMTVTLIHFLLGFLVPLVIISTCAHLICTKLQQEGWVHASQPKKLLLVLVSVFFISWFLFNMELLVQLXQPQNEPDPKLLLILWATFSLGCFNNCLNPFLFIGRDCQEKFFQSLPFALARAFGEEAFQSGCPQGEAPRV, from the exons ATGGAGTGCCTCCACCAGCTGACCACAGTTATCATGTCTGTGTCCTTTGTGGTTGGTGTAGTGGCGAATGGGCTGGCTCTCTGGATGACTGTTCTCCGAATGCCGCGAACTTTTACTACCATCTGGTTCTTCAACCTGGCCCTTGCTGACTTCACTGTCTTACTGTCCCTGCTTATCACCATATAGAGTGTAGCAATTGGCCAGTGGCTCCTCAACGATGTGGCCTGCAAGCTTTACATGGTCTTCTTGGCCCTCAGCTTCTTTACCAGCATCTGTCTCTTGGTCCTCATCTCTCTGGACCGTTGCATCTCTTTCCGCTACCCCGTCTGGTCCTGAAACCACTGCACTGTGCGGCAAGCAAGCTGGCT GCTGACTGCTGTCACTTGCTCTCCATACTTGATTTTCCAGACCGCTGAAGAACAGAAAGGATGTGTCTACTGCTGCTTCAATATTGACATAGAGAATAAGGGGAAGGAGAATCCAGCTCCCAGGATAGGAAGTG TGgttttgaagagaaaaatgactgtGACCCTCATTCACTTCCTGCTGGGTTTCTTGGTGCCCTTGGTGATCATCAGTACCTGTGCCCACCTCATCTGCACCAAGCTCCAGCAGGAGGGCTGGGTCCATGCCAGCCAGCCAAAGAAGTTGCTGTTGGTGTTGGTGAGCGTCTTTTTCATTTCCTGGTTCCTGTTTAACATGGAGCTCTTGGTCCAATTGTAGCAACCGCAAAACGAACCTGACCCTAAGCTGCTGCTCATCCTCTGGGCTACCTTCTCCCTGGGCTGTTTCAACAACTGCCTCAACCCTTTCCTCTTCATTGGCAGAGATTGCCAAGAAAAGTTTTTCCAGTCTTTGCCTTTTGCCTTGGCCAGAGCATTTGGTGAGGAG GCTTTTCAGTCAGGCTGTCCCCAAGGTGAAGCCCCCAGGGTATGA